Proteins from a genomic interval of Garra rufa chromosome 4, GarRuf1.0, whole genome shotgun sequence:
- the LOC141333474 gene encoding scavenger receptor cysteine-rich domain-containing group B protein-like yields MYWDRIYFEELQIISTVTVNSSRSCSGRVEVRHNGQWGTVCDDGWDLSDAEVVCREMGCGNVTEVKSAAFFGQGSGPVWMNNVSCNGTESTLKNCIYSGRVRQNCSHEKDAGVICGPKLRLQNGSSSCSGRVEVLHNGIWGTVCDDGWDIKDAAVVCREIGCGEAIEAKRGAFFGKGSGPIWMNNVNCYGNEQTLKRCRSPGWDVQNTSHCKVAGVICQYDYTYINDSKSWIDALGYCQTHHRTLAHILNDGAHNYITEMLQDKEITDGVWIGLERSMLFACSPWLWTGGPYVEYASWHQKFPKDPGSKFCGKLLKEEPNRFGWMDACCFERLPFICQG; encoded by the exons ATGTACTGGGATAGAATCTACTTTGAAGAGCTGCAGATCATAT CTACTGTCACAGTCAATAGCAGTCGTTCATGTTCTGGAAGAGTAGAGGTTCGCCACAATGGAcagtggggaacagtgtgtgatgatGGCTGGGATCTATCAGATGCTGAAGTGGTGTGTAGAGAGATGGGATGTGGCAATGTGACAGAGGTAAAGAGTGCTGCTTTTTTTGGACAAGGATCAGGACCAGTATGGATGAATAATGTGAGCTGTAATGGAACAGAGTCTACACTGAAGAACTGCATATACAGTGGAAGAGTTCGACAAAACTGTAGCCATGAAAAAGATGCTGGCGTTATCTGTGGAC CCAAACTTCGACTCCAGAATGGCTCCAGCTCTTGCTCTGGAAGAGTGGAGGTTCTCCATAATGGAATatggggaacagtgtgtgatgatGGCTGGGATATAAAAGAtgctgcagtggtgtgtagagagaTTGGCTGTGGGGAAGCTATAGAGGCAAAAAGAGGTGCTTTTTTTGGGAAGGGCTCAGGACCAATATGGATGAATAATGTAAATTGTTATGGGAATGAGCAAACTCTAAAGAGATGTAGATCACCGGGATGGGACGTACAGAACACTAGTCATTGTAAAGTTGCTGGAGTCATCTGCCAAT ATGACTATACCTATATCAACGATTCAAAAAGCTGGATCGATGCACTAGGATATTGCCAAACTCACCACCGGACACTGGCACACATTTTAAATGATGGGGCACACAATTACATTACAGAAATGCTGCAGGATAAAGAAATCACTGATGGAGTATGGATCGGGCTTGAACGGAGTATGCTCTTCGCTTGTTCACCCTGGCTGTGGACCGGTGGGCCGTATGTGGAGTATGCGTCATGGCACCAAAAGTTTCCAAAGGACCCAGGGAGCAAGTTTTGTGGAAAACTTCTTAAGGAAGAACCGAACAGGTTTGGTTGGATGGACGCTTGCTGCTTTGAGCGCCTGCCTTTCATCTGTCAG ggATGA